From the genome of Metarhizium brunneum chromosome 4, complete sequence, one region includes:
- the arsM gene encoding Arsenite methyltransferase, translated as MNTQEIYDQVNRRYGSIVKSSTGQYEQKVAKAFGYTEEELSTLPEGANLGLSCGNPIALARLREGETVVDLGSGAGFDVFAAANKVGPTGRAIGVDMNKNMIDKANANKARVHASNVQFIESAITSIALPDEVADCIISNCVINLVPTEDKQLAFSEMFRLLKPGGRLAISDILARKEFTDEIKNNIALYVGCIAGASKVSEYDEFLRNAGFHDVLIVDSKSDLNVYCTTAEVKPSSHPETDAVQEEQTVPSCCSTGARAICCQPEDKESCCQDNSSSCSCQKQSTSMATQVTTLAGQLGIADFNECAGSFQVYAVKPTAN; from the exons ATGAATACTCAAGAGATCTACGACCAAGTCAACAGACGATATGGCTCAATCGTCAAGAGTAGCACCGGACAGTATGAGCAGAAAGTAGCAAAGGCCTTTGGATATACCGAAGAAGAGCTCTCTACCCTTCCCGAAGGTGCGAATCTAGGGTTAAGCTGTGGCAATCCCATTGCGCTTGCAAGGCTGAGAGAG GGCGAAACTGTCGTCGACCTTGGGTCTGGCGCTGGCTTTGACGTATTTGCGGCTGCAAACAAAGTTGGCCCAACAGGCAGGGCCATAGGAGTAGACATGAACAAG AACATGATCGACAAGGCGAACGCAAACAAAGCTCGCGTCCATGCCTCAAACGTCCAGTTCATCGAGAGCGCCATCACGTCCATCGCGCTGCCTGATGAGGTTGCTGACTGCATCATTAGCAACTGCGTTATTAACCTGGTCCCCACAGAGGATAAACAGCTCGCGTTTAGTGAGATGTTCCGATTACTCAAGCCCGGTGGGAGACTTGCCATCAGCGACATACTCGCGCGCAAAGAGTTTACGGACGAGATCAAGAATAACATTGCGCTCTATGTCGGGTGCATTGCCGGCGCTAGCAAAGTCAGCGAGTATGACGAGTTTCTCAGGAACGCAGGCTTTCACG ATGTTCTCATTGTGGATAGCAAGAGCGACTTGAATGTGTACTGTACTACCGCTGAGGTCAAGCCATCGTCGCATCCTGAAACAGACGCCGTGCAAGAGGAACAGACGGTACCCTCGTGCTGTAGTACAGGCGCGAGAGCGATTTGCTGTCAGCCGGAAGACAAGGAGTCCTGTTGTCAAGATAACTCGTCCTCGTGTTCTTGCCAGAAGCAGTCGACGTCAATGGCTACTCAAGTCACGACGCTGGCTGGTCAGTTGGGCATCGCCGACTTCAATGAATGCGCAG GCTCCTTCCAGGTCTATGCTGTCAAGCCTACGGCGAATTAA